A single window of Anomaloglossus baeobatrachus isolate aAnoBae1 chromosome 5, aAnoBae1.hap1, whole genome shotgun sequence DNA harbors:
- the LOC142312669 gene encoding interferon-induced protein with tetratricopeptide repeats 5-like yields MITVSHLESLIHKDKETGIGMSGSSKEALKLRLLQLKCHFTWKLLLKDTDPDELEERLYDQHKFLVSKYKYMVNNFLAYVMHLKGDYTKAILKLEKAEERIKENNPDGTDQNYLVTYGNYAWVYYYMKQYEDSQKYIDKVEQIYKELKGPQDVAQIYGEKGWSLLKFCGQYYEEAKQCFQKALELEPEDPEWLTGYATVVYRLEGFHGRKCAASDCKSLELLRNAVEKNPRDPVVKALLALKLQGLNSYEGKKYIEEALKQAPSYPYLLRYVAIFYRRAEMVDEALRVLKSAVALIPTSPFLHHQIGLCYKKKYFLCKKQIFGNRNTYNRRMHLAELEDLLKNALLYFEKTLKCKKTYVYAHVDLANMYGEARENLKAEETFKTVLSFPNLTDEEKQQIYYNYGNFKEYWMRSESEAIDYYKMSLQIIVPSQERNASEKALRKCYEKALTYDPDNEEYVSELCELRLII; encoded by the exons ATGATCACTGTATCGCACTTGGAATCTTTAATTCACAAAGACAAAGAGACCGGAATCGGAATGAG TGGGTCGTCAAAGGAGGCATTAAAGCTGCGATTACTACAACTTAAATGTCACTTTACTTGGAAACTTCTTCTAAAGGACACAGACCCAGATGAGCTAGAGGAGAGATTATATGATCAACACAAATTTCTTGTCTCAAAGTACAAATACATGGTGAACAATTTCCTTGCCTATGTGATGCATCTTAAAGGGGACTACACAAAAGCTATTCTCAAATTGGAGAAAGCAGAAGAAAGGATAAAAGAGAACAATCCGGATGGGACTGATCAAAATTACTTGGTGACATATGGAAATTATGCATGGGTGTACTACTACATGAAGCAATATGAAGATTCTCAGAAATATATAGATAAAGTGGAGCAGATTTATAAAGAACTGAAAGGTCCACAAGATGTAGCacaaatctatggggaaaaaggCTGGTCACTGCTAAAATTTTGTGGACAATATTATGAAGAAGCAAAACAATGTTTTCAGAAGGCTTTAGAGCTAGAGCCAGAAGATCCTGAGTGGCTCACGGGATATGCAACAGTGGTCTATAGACTGGAAGGTTTCCATGGCAGAAAATGTGCGGCTTCAGATTGCAAATCACTAGAGTTATTGAGAAATGCAGTAGAGAAGAATCCAAGAGATCCTGTGGTGAAGGCACTTCTTGCATTGAAGCTACAAGGTTTAAATAGTTATGAAGGGAAAAAATATATTGAAGAAGCCTTAAAACAAGCCCCAAGCTATCCATATTTACTCCGTTATGTTGCAATATTTTACAGAAGAGCTGAAATGGTAGATGAAGCCTTGCGTGTCTTAAAATCTGCAGTAGCTCTCATCCCAACTTCTCcatttttgcatcaccagattggACTATGTTacaagaaaaagtatttcttatgCAAAAAGCAAATATTTGGAA acaggaacACTTATAACAGAAGAATGCACTTAGCGGAATTAGAAGACCTCCTAAAAAATGCCCTCTTATATTTTGAAAAGACACTGAAGTGCAAGAAAACATATGTATATGCACATGTAGATTTAGCAAATATGTATGGTGAAGCAAGGGAAAATCTTAAAGCAGAGGAGACATTTAAAACAGTTTTGTCATTTCCCAATCTTACAGATGAGGAGAAGCAGCAGATCTATTACAATTATGGAAATTTCAAAGAATACTGGATGAGGTCTGAATCAGAAGCCATCGACTACTATAAAATGAGTTTGCAGATCATTGTACCCTCACAAGAAAGAAACGCGAGCGAAAAAGCTCTAAGAAAA TGCTATGAAAAAGCCTTGACATACGACCCTGACAATGAGGAATATGTGAGTGAGCTGTGTGAGCTAAGGCTAATCATATGA